The following are from one region of the Nymphaea colorata isolate Beijing-Zhang1983 unplaced genomic scaffold, ASM883128v2 scaffold0622, whole genome shotgun sequence genome:
- the LOC116245283 gene encoding LOW QUALITY PROTEIN: uncharacterized protein LOC116245283 (The sequence of the model RefSeq protein was modified relative to this genomic sequence to represent the inferred CDS: inserted 4 bases in 3 codons; substituted 3 bases at 3 genomic stop codons), which produces MIENPASSKPNKKAKSKVDENVLFLKNITEIITKLIESYEKRXKIVLNTLIHDVTKKNRVPKAPNXVEIISALPDNYKNKLTPLLKAKPVRTASGIAVVAVMCKPHRCXHIATTGNICIYCPGGPDSDFEYSTQSYTGYEPTSMRAIRARYNPYIQTRDRVEXLKKIGHDVDKVEFIIMGGTFMSLDEDYRDYFIRNLHDALSGHVSTTHQEAVQFSEQSKAKCIGITIETRPDFCGKRHLSDLLSYGCTRLEIGVQSIYEDIARDTNRGHTIEAVKKTFALAKDCAYKVVTHMMPDLPNMGVERDLESFRXFFENPAFRPDGVKIYPTLVIRGTGLYELWKNGKYKNYHPNDLVEIVAKLLALVPPWVRVYRVQRDIPMPLVTSGVEKGNLRELALAKMREMNVPCRDVRTREVGIKEVHFKIKPENIELIRRDYVANXGWETFISYEDPKQDILVGLLRLRKCGPNTFRPELGPECSLVRELHVYGSVVPIHTRDPNKFQHQGYGTMLMEEAERIAKQEHGSNKVAVISGVGTRHYYRKLGYNPNPNPNPNP; this is translated from the exons ATGATTGAGAATCCTGCATCGAGTAAGCCCAACAAGAAGGCCAAGAGCAAGGTCGATGAGAACGTGCTCTTTCTCAAAAACATAACAGAAATCATCACGAAGCTGATCGAAAGCTACGAGAAGAGATAAAAGATCGTCCTCAATACGCTCATCCATGATGTAACTAAGAAGAATCGAGTCCCCAAGGCACCAAA TGTGGAAATCATCAGCGCACTCCCTGATAACTATAAGAACAAACTGACCCCCCTCCTTAAGGCAAAGCCAGTCAGGACTGCTAGTGGTATTGCTGTTGTCGCTGTTATGTGCAAACCTCATAGGT CGCATATTGCAACCACAGGAAACATCTGCATCTATTGCCCTGGAGGACCAGACTCCGATTTCGAATACTCGACTCAATCTTATACAGGATATGAGCCAACATCAATGAGAGCTATCAGGGCGCGTTATAATCCTTACATTCAAACCAGAGATAGGGTGG CACTGAAGAAGATTGGTCACGATGTCGATAAGGTGGAGTTCATTATCATGGGTGGAACCTTCATGTCTTTAGATGAAGACTATCGGGATTATTTCATTCGAAATCTCCATGATGCCTTAAGTGGACATGTCTCAACAACTCATCAGGAAGCAGTCCAGTTCTCAGAGCAAAGCAAGGCCAAGTGCATCGGAATTACTATTGAAACTAGACctgatttttgtggaaaaaggCATCTTTCAGATTTGCTCTCATATGGATGCACAAGACTTGAAATCGGAGTACAGAGCATCTACGAAGATATTGCCAGAGATACTAATAGAGGACACACAATCGAGGCCGTTAAGAAGACATTCGCATTGGCCAAAGACTGCGCATATAAGGTAGTCACCCATATGATGCCTGACTTGCCCAACATGGGAGTGGAGAGAGATTTGGAAAGCTTTAGATAGTTCTTCGAAAATCCTGCCTTTCGACCCGATGGAGTCAAGATATACCCAACCCTGGTGATCAGAGGAACTGGACTTTACGAGCTTTGGAAAAACGGAAAGTATAAAAACTATCATCCAAACGATCTTGTGGAGATTGTTGCTAAGCTCTTGGCTTTGGTCCCACCATGGGTAAGAGTCTACCGTGTCCAAAGAGACATTCCTATGCCTTTGGTGACATCTGGAGTCGAGAAGGGAAATTTGAGAGAATTGGCTCTCGCTAAAATGCGTGAAATGAATGTGCCTTGCCGCGATGTTCGAACCAGAGAAGTGGGTATCAAGGAGGTGCATTTCAAGATAAAGCCAGAGAACATTGAGCTGATTAGAAGAGACTATGTCGCCAATTAAGGCTGGGAAACATTCATCTCCTATGAAGATCCAAAGCAAGACATTCTCGTCGGTCTGCTCAGATTGAGGAAGTGTGGACCAAACACCTTTAGACCGGAGCTTGGGCCAGAATGTTCCTTGGTTAGAGAACTTCATGTTTACGGATCTGTTGTGCCGATCCACACAAGGGATCCTAACAAATTCCAGCATCAAGGTTACGGTACAATGTTGATGGAAGAAGCTGAGAGGATTGCCAAGCAGGAGCATGGTTCAAACAAGGTCGCAGTCATTTCTGGAGTCGGAACTAGGCACTACTACCGCAAGCTTGGGTataaccccaaccccaaccccaaccccaacccctga